From the Hymenobacter yonginensis genome, one window contains:
- the secE gene encoding preprotein translocase subunit SecE: MDKKPNYFRDTVEEMRYKVTWPSFEELQKSAGLVLIGSLVFAAVVGLMDVAFKTGLEAFYNSFR; encoded by the coding sequence ATGGACAAGAAACCGAATTACTTCCGCGACACCGTCGAGGAGATGCGCTACAAGGTAACGTGGCCTTCCTTCGAGGAACTCCAGAAGAGCGCTGGCCTAGTGCTCATCGGTTCGCTGGTATTCGCTGCTGTTGTTGGGTTGATGGACGTGGCTTTTAAAACTGGTCTGGAAGCGTTTTACAACTCATTCCGTTAA
- the rplK gene encoding 50S ribosomal protein L11 — MAKEIRGYLKLQIKGGAANPAPPVGPALGSKGLNIMEFCKQFNARTQDKAGQVCPVLITMYTDKSFDFVVKTPPVPVLLMEAAKLQSGSKEPNRNKVGSVSWDQVRTIAETKMPDLNAFKVESAMLQVAGTARSMGITVSGTSPFAE, encoded by the coding sequence ATGGCCAAGGAAATTAGAGGTTATCTGAAGCTTCAGATAAAGGGAGGCGCCGCAAACCCTGCGCCGCCGGTTGGACCTGCACTTGGTAGCAAAGGCCTTAACATCATGGAATTCTGCAAGCAGTTCAATGCTCGCACCCAGGATAAGGCCGGCCAAGTTTGTCCTGTACTCATCACCATGTACACCGACAAGTCGTTTGACTTCGTTGTGAAGACCCCTCCGGTGCCGGTTCTCCTGATGGAGGCTGCCAAGCTCCAGAGCGGTTCGAAAGAGCCTAACCGTAACAAGGTAGGTTCCGTGTCGTGGGACCAGGTGCGCACCATCGCTGAAACGAAGATGCCAGACCTGAATGCTTTCAAAGTGGAGTCGGCAATGCTGCAAGTAGCCGGTACGGCTCGCAGCATGGGCATCACTGTGTCGGGCACTTCTCCTTTCGCTGAATAA
- the nusG gene encoding transcription termination/antitermination protein NusG, translating to MGELKWYVVRSVSGQEKKAKTYLETEIGRHGLSDLVPQVLIPAEKVYEMRNGKKRVRERNLYPGYIIIHADLSHGEVDHIITSTPGVLGFLSDKEGKAANQNTKPIPLRLSEVNNILGIVDEAEEQTATLETPFLVNELVKIVDGGFAGMLGTVSEVFEERKKLNVIVKIFGRSTPMELSYTQVEKES from the coding sequence ATGGGAGAGTTGAAATGGTATGTGGTCCGCTCGGTGAGCGGACAGGAGAAAAAGGCCAAGACCTATCTCGAAACGGAAATTGGCCGGCACGGTCTTTCTGATCTGGTACCTCAGGTACTGATTCCGGCCGAGAAGGTGTATGAGATGCGCAACGGTAAGAAGCGCGTACGGGAGCGGAATCTGTATCCCGGCTACATCATCATCCACGCCGATCTGTCGCACGGTGAAGTTGACCACATTATTACCAGCACGCCTGGTGTATTGGGTTTCCTGAGCGACAAAGAAGGCAAGGCTGCCAACCAGAACACCAAGCCAATTCCGCTGCGTCTGTCGGAGGTAAACAATATCCTCGGCATTGTAGACGAAGCAGAAGAGCAGACGGCCACACTCGAAACGCCATTCTTAGTAAACGAGCTGGTGAAAATCGTCGACGGTGGTTTCGCCGGCATGCTTGGTACTGTTTCGGAAGTTTTCGAAGAGCGTAAGAAGCTCAACGTAATCGTGAAAATATTCGGCCGTAGCACGCCCATGGAGCTGAGCTACACGCAGGTCGAAAAAGAGTCATAG